CTCAGTGCCaggggggacagcagggagTCAGGCCAACACCATGGGTGCTCCCCAACTCTCTCCCAGTGCTTCAGTGGTCTGCAACCACAAGCCCAGAAAGCCTCATGCATGGCTTGATGGGGTCACAAAACCTGAGGGGAATTCTCAGAGTCATGGTGGACATGAGACCCCTTGATCCTAGCCAGCCACTGGCCGTGACAAGCCCCACGTCGCACGCTACAGCGAGGGAAGTCTCCACTTGTGTGTTGGCCAAATCAGCAGGTGGAAAATGCCTTGCAAAGGGACTTGAGGAtcctcccagaaaaaaaccagcctgCCGTCCAAGGTGCGACAGCTCAGAGAGGAAATGTGTCAGGTCCCTCCCTGGAAATCCCTTCCCATCTCCCGGCAGGGAAAGTGCTCACCAGGACATTTCATCAGCAATCACAGCACTGAGGGACAGTGACAGAGCCCAGCTTCTGCTAGACAGTGTAACACGGATCAATCCGGTGGAGCaggggggaagaggggagggggaaatcaAGATTTTGGGTGAGAAAGCCCAAAAACTCAGTCAAAAAGGGTcactgtcctgctgcagaggtggctgcaAGCCTAAGTAACCACAGCCTCCCATTTATGATTGCTTTGGTTGTACTCAgcgggtttttttccagtttgaacTCATCTGATGACATTTTAATTCAAGCAAACgatttcttccttcccagcGATTCACGTTTATCTGGCAGCGCCACTGCAGTGCCTTCTGTACCTGTGTGTATGAGCTGTAATTTGGTGCTTTGGTGCTCCAGTTTCCCCTTCCGGCCCAGCCTCCCCCATCAGACTACATCTCCCGTGATAAGCCATCATCTCTCCTAGTAATGGAAAGTTCTCTGCAGCCTGGGACTCCCTAAGTCTTTTGGGATACTGGGTGTTGCTTTCTAAATACTCTTCTGGATTTTCCCAGCCAACACAGGAAAACGGTGGTTTGAGAAAACCATACTCCAGCTCTCAAGGAACCCCAAGGTCCTCCCATGGCCATCTCTAGGGGATGCAAAACACTAACAGAGAGCCAAGCCTCGCCTCCTTTAGTCAAAATAACACATCCTTAGAAGGAAGCCCTGAGCAGCGAAGATACCCAGCCCTCCACATAGGAAAATATGGCCAGTCCCTCAGGGGAACCCCGGTATCCCCAAGACTTCACCTGGTAAATGGCTTCATCGCAAGCGTTCTGCAGGCCCAGGTTCACCATTGTGTTCTGCAGAGTGCGGCCCATGTAGAACTCCAGGGACAGGTAGTAAATGCGCTGGGAAGGCAAAGCAAGACACTTACACACAGCATAGCACTTCACTTTCACCAAAACTGCTTAAAATTAAGAGCAGACCTGAGTGTTTCCCAGAGTAGGAACGCCTTCCCGAAACTGGCTCTTGGCGCCTGCCCCTGGACACCACGCACCAGTTTGTTTGTCAGAAGGCTCTGGTGTGGGATGCTAGCCAACCCTCCACCAACGTGTCTCCCTGCCAACAGCCTTCTATAGAAAAATCTTGTTGCCTGTTAAGTGTTTCCCTAATTAACTTAGGGCAAGAATTATCTAGGATGCTGCATGGTATCTTTACACACCGTCAAGCTCAGCTGAGGCGATGCTTACACTGGGCTTGTGAAGTTTTCCCATGCTGAGCTGAAGCTGACCCACAGCCTGCCGGAAGCCGGAGCGAGCCCCCCGGCCCTGCACGCCGGCCAGGCCCGGGGCCAGCCCCCTTCCTAGCAATCTTCCAGCGCTCCCATCACATGGGTCCTCCTGTTCCCCCCACGCCGAGTTTCACACACATGTTGAACAAATAAACTGTCCCATGGGCAGCAGGGTTCCTGGCATGACGTGCAGCACAGGCTCCTCTGCGGCGACTTTCCAAGTTTCAGAGGAGCTGTGCCTGCGCCGCGAAGGCTAACAACAGCCTGCCTGCAGGACCAGAAGCAGGATGTGCAAACTTCTTCCCTAACTCAGATTTATCAGTatagatatttttataaataaacagGGATTTTTAACAGAGAGGTAGCCTGACTTCAAATCGTGCTTCTCTTTGAATCTCTTTCCTTTGTAGCTGGGACCTTTCCCCACTAAGCAGTGGGATCACGCACTCTGCCACCTCTGCTGGGACTCTGAAAGGGTCCATCTGTTCCTTGGGGCTCATCGGAAGGACTGAAAACATCGCACAGTTGCATAAATACTCTGCTCCTTTCAGTCTCCTGCAGGGACATGTTTCTTGGGAAAGTCTGTAAGCACAGCGGACAGTAAGCAAGCCCTCCCCAAGCTCCTCTTAACCTTTATGGGATCTGTACAATCTCTTCCGTTAGTGCAGCAACATGGATCAGAGCTCATTTGTGCGAGTAAGGATAAAAGGGAGAGCTCCACACACCAGCATCACCCCCAGTGCCTGTACAGCCATACCGGTCTGACAGCGCAGTTTGATTCTTGTGTCAAGGCAATATTCATAACCCCGAGAAAAAAGCTGATGTggggaggcagctgcctgcacgTCGGGAAGGTATGTGCCTTTTCTAGCACACACCTGCCCCCTGGGGCTCTCCGGTTTAGTGCTGGATCAGGTCATGATTCAAAAGGCTTAAGGCTTCTGAATAATGTCCTGCAGCCCCTAACACCTCCTACATCGCCACCCTGACTTGACAAGcgtggaggagaggagggagccGGCCAAGTCCCCTGGGAatcaccagctccctggggtgCGGTGACCTGGGACAGCTTGTCTGGTTTGCCCAAGGCAGGAagctcctctccagcctggAACCTGGGCTGCCTGTGGCCACGCTctgcaggagctcagccaggacacagctgtgctgaggcaTGTGCCGAGACATGGAGGTGATGATGCCCACAGGGGACACCACCGCGGTGGTGCAGGTGCGGGACACGCCTGTGGTGAAGCATGCAAGAGTAGCCAGCAGCATCGAGGCCTGCACGATGACACGCTTACAGGGGGCTCACAGGGGACATGGCTGTGACAAGGCACAGGGTGTCACAGCTGTGGAGATGCCCAAGGGGGGATGCGACTGCAGCACAGCTCATCGGGACAGGGCTGCAAAGAAGCCTGTGGGGATGCAGCCCTCCACGAGGGATGCCATGCCCATGGGGACACAGCTGTGGCGAGACATGCGTGAGGGACACATCTAGGGCAGGCCTGCAGGGACACAACCATGGTGAGATGCAGGAGAGCCACGGCCTACGGCAAGGTACACACTGGGTACGTGGCCACGGCAGTGCCCGTGGGGACACTGGGTGTGTGCAAGGAACACGGCCCATGGGGAAGAAGCCATGGTGGGGTGCATCAAGGCCGTGGCACAGGGCCGCAGCTGTGGTGGTGCCCATGGGGACACAGGGTCCGTGCAAGGGCCAAGGCTGTGGCGGTGCCCACGGGGACACAGGGTGCGCGGGCGGGGACACGCACGACTGCGGCGGTACCCACGGGGAAGAAGCCACGGCAAGGGGGCCCCGTTCGTGGGAATggccccgggccgcggcggcgccTGCCGGGGCAGATGGCAGGGAGGGCGCAGCCGCCCCGTCCCGGTCCCCGTctccccgccgcggcgggccgggggggctcaCCTTGGGGTCCCGCTCGTAGTAGTGCTGCTGGGTGCGGATCCAGCGCCCCACCAGGTGGTCGCGCACGGTGTGGGCCAGCGCGAAGTAGTAGTCGCGGGGGGTGGCGACGTTGCGGTCCTTGACGAGGGTGAAGTGCAGGTGGCGGTTGAAGCTCTTGCGCACCTCGGCCACGTCCCCCAGCCCCGCGATGCCCCGCACGCTGATCTGCTTCCGCCGCTCCCCGTCGCTCAGCGGCGCCGCCAtcccggcgctgcccccggcgctgcccccgccgctcccgctgccgcagccggagccgccgccgcgcctGCGCCTGAGCCCGCCGTGAGGCGGGGCCCCGCTCGGCTGGCGCAAGGCCCTCGGGCCCCGGGGCAGCGGCCGCCCTCCCCGCCCGGCCACCGCGGGGTGCGAGGGTGGCACCGGCGGCTGGGGATGACATAGGGGACTGGGATGGGGTGAGGGACGGCatggggggacggggacagcATCTAGGGCTGGGATGGGGTAAGGGGACGGGGATGGCATGTGGGGTGGTGCAAGGGGACTGGGATGGCtggaggggacagggatggcATCAGGGCACTCGTTCCTCAACCCTGCAGGCTCTGGCGTTAGAAGGCacaccacctccaccaccacattttcattttcagtcgGAGTTTTATTGCCAGTACAGTGGGGTTCAAGCACCCCCAGTACACTCGGCcgcagaggcagcagcaccatGCGCCACTGCAGCACCTCGTGCTGCCCCAGGGAAAGGGGACAGCTGTGGCCATGAGCCCATGAGCGGAGACAGGCGCTGCTGGCTCGCCAGGGTCTCTTCTGCACCCCCAAAAGACCAAGGGGGTCTGCTCTGAACATCCACACAAACACTACACAATTCCACAGTTAGATTACAAACAGTGCAGCACATCCCCTCCAGTTCCTGCTGCCTCCGAGGTTGCTCCCATCCAGTGTACAGGGCACTGCTGGAGTGGTGCATTGCAGCTGCCCTGCCACGGCTCAGTGCAACCACAACATTCATTTATCCCAGTGAGATGCATCTGCAGGAAGCGGCACCCAAAACACCATGTACATGCAATTCATCCTGGGCCCTGCACCAACCTTGCCAAGACAAAAGCACCTGTGAGGTCCAATAAGCCATGCACAGGGTTTATTTTCATGGCTGCATCTTGTTCACCAACCTTAATCCTGACCAGCTCTACAACTATCAAACCCACCATCAGCCCTGTACCCAACTCCTGAGCCTGGCTCATCCAGATCCAGCAAATCCCATGTTGTCTTCCAGCATCCATCTTCCAACAGCCCCGGAAGCCACATGAGGCAGCAGGCTTTAACCCCGCCGGCCACAGAGGCTCTGACTCTCAGTCCGTATCAGATTCCAGAGTGCTcctgtgcttttgtttcagcAACTGGAAAGCACGGCCCAGACTTCCACACTGCATTTCAAAGCTGCTGCCTGTCAGCAtctttgcacacacacacacaagttcACCTTCAACCACAGaagtagtaaaataaaaatcatcactgaaaaatgctgacaaacaggaaaaaacacctGAAATCAGGACGGCAAAGAGTTCCTTCTGGTGTGAACATTTCCTACAGCGACTTCAGCACAGTACAAGCACATAGTACAGGCATATTCCAAAATGGTGCATTTTTCTCATAAAGATCATAGTGTCCTACAGAGTCCTGGTTTTCCTTCAGCAACGATCAAGTTTTACATCAAGTTGACTGCAGATGCCGTCAAATCAAGGCTTATTCTTTAGACACTGCACTCTGCACTGTCAAAAAGAACTAGTGATGGAGGGAActggcagggggtgggaggaaagggGCCTAGTTTATGATGACCAACCAAAGGTCTCTGGAAGCCAAAAGCAGGCCCTTCAGGAGATTCTCCAAGTTGGGCTTCCAAAAACTGAGATTCCCGAAAGTCGCCTCCAAGAAGCTTCAGTAGTGCAGCCTATTGAGTGAGTCGATGTAATGAAAAGTGGCTCCCAACGCCCAGCTCGTTTCAACATTGTCAATCTTCCGGGcaagctgcaggaggggagaaagcccaaacccaaacaaaaaagttaaacCACAATTCTTTGGGAGAAGGAGAAGCATGCAAGTGCAGAAGGTTATCACCACCATGGGGACAGTGTCCCTTCACCCCCAGTCACAGAGCAAGTGCTGTAGCAAGAAGGCAAATCAAGGACCAAGCTACTCGTGTGGCAACTACCGCCTTGGCACCCTCCTGCACACTTTTCCCAGCAATCCACTCTGTGGATCACCTTAAAGACTTGGCTCTTCGGGAAGCCCAGCTCTTGCAGGAGGAAGGTGATGTACGTGAGATCCATGCAGAGAAACGGGCTGCTTCCAGGGCTGATTTCCATGGTCTTGCATACTAAGGAGAAAGACAACAGTGTCTGAATGCACACTGTGAGCTCAGGCCTAGCATCAGCCCCGCTTTGAAAAACCTCAACTGAATCCATAAAACACCCCCTGTTAGCTGAGTTGTGCAGTGATGGAACCTGTGATGATGCAGGTGAAATGACATGCGCACATCAGCAGAAGCACAAAAGCTTTGTCATATTGGAAGGAAGATCAAGGCTTTCTGTCTCTCCCCTAGGACAGCTCAGTTTCTTGTATCTCTCCAGGAAAGGATGAAAAGGGCCTCAAACTTTTCTTCTATCTACTTTAAGCCTTTAAACATCTGAGCGACCTCAGGTATGTTATGTTTCTTGAGCTTAAGCACTCAAGAGATGTTGacaaaaccaaagggaaaaaacccccagacagacaaaagaaaagacaaaaccaaaataaaccccaCTTCCTTTCTCAGAACAAGTTACACAAATGGTAGTCCAGAGAGCAGAACTGCAACAATTGTTCAGTCATTCAGAAAGTTTACCAGAAGTGACTTACCATGTCAGTTTGATCAAAGTCTCAGTTTGTGGTATTAAGAAAAGAATGTTTACATTTGTAAATCTGCATAGGCAGTTCTCTCTACAGCTGATGAAGCGACAAGCTACAAACCGTTTTTGCCCCTTTTCAGATTAAGCATATGAACAAATCTtgagacaaaaggaaaaattaaaccagATTAGAACAGGTTATGCTAACAGGATGGGAATCCCCCACATCTATTTTGAAAGCATGATTTCAAGACAGCTGTTAACTGGGAAGTTTATTAGTAATTCTTGAGAGAGTTTTGAAATACAAGTATTATATGTCTTATGTGGGCTGCAAAAGCAAGAATTAATACAAAAATGGTtgagattttcagaaacaagcaTAAGTGCTGGTGAGATGCTACGGAAAGAGGAGCTCGATatttacttaaaacaaaaaaaaaatcaggcttctTAGCATGTCACACATTTGCCACCTGAGTATGAATTTACACACAATTACTAgcatgtgtttgtattttacttACCGTATTTAGCTGCAATTTCAAAATCACTGACAGTTAAgcttcctcccttctctttatctaaaagaaaaaaacccgtggtctttatttttttgtataaagGCAATTGCAGATTCAAGTCATAAAAGTTGGAAATCAAACCCTGAGTCATTGAAATCAATGACAAAACTCACACTTGCTTTAAAGGTAAAAGAACCTTTGAGAGATTCTTAATGTAGATTTAAAAGCTTCGTTTTATGAAGAACTTTTAGCTTCGTTTCCTAAAGAAACATACTTTACAGACTCTCTCACCTTGTCCCCACATttgtgctgccctgccctgtgATATCTGAACACAGTTAACACCTTTGACCAGAACTGACAGGGCAGTGGTGCTCTGCAACATACTAAATCTGAAattctttataaaacaaagtGGCTGAGGAGAGGGCTATGTTTGTCCACACTAGCTTGAGAAGCCATCATCTGCTTTCtaccactgaccaccacagccttctACACACCAGCATACCACTGGAAGAGATGGGATGTATTCTGAATACATGTGGAATTATCTGAAAATGTTCATTGCATCTAAATACAATTGGTGAAGTGAAACACACAACCCAAGATCACTTCACTGCCCAATAACTTTTGTTTACCATTATGAGgacttttttctattttggaTTGTAGAGTTAATCAGACAACaatgatttctgaaatgcagtttgtttaaaaatcattaCCAGAAGTTGCCCAAGAAATCTGTTTATCATTATGAGagctttttttctattttgggCTTTAGAGTTCATCAGACAACAacaatttctgaaatgcagacagtttgtttaaaaactgttaGCAGAAGCTGCAGGTTCTATTCCACAGCCCCAGTCCCTTCTCCTATAGAAATTAAATAGTATTCAATATCCAGCTGAGACCAATGCTGCGCAGCAGTGTAACACAAGACCAAGTTCCATGACAGCTTAGCAAAGCATTGTGACATGTATAAGCATAACTATTTCTTCCATAACttgtcatttaaaatgaaatgaagcCAGGAGCAACCGTACCTATAAGACCAACCTCTGCTGCACGGTCATAGTAGTAGGAGAAAGTGTAAAAATCCAAGTCTTTCACTTCCTCAGCTTTATGCACTTTTTTGTAGAGCATCTTTGCCACTTTATTAGAACAAGACTCATACAGAGGCTCACCTAAAAGGAGGCAAAGAAACCCGGCATATTATAGGCAGAGTTATGTATGCATGCAATTTGTTTAGGacctggcagggagcaggctcTCTTTTGCACAAACTTCATAAGGTCTTCACAGAGAACtgaaatgtgcattttcttccaATGGCAACATCTACCATCCTCAGGCTGGGGCTAAGTACACAATAGATCAGAGATGGACCACATCATTTGAGGCAAAAGGATTCTGAAAGCCCTGTTGAGCGATTGCTCAACTCCATCTGCATTGCTACTGGCAGCTTTACTGACTGGACAGACACACCACAACAGCATAagaggaaagagctgcagaactGCTTTAACAGCGCATCAAGAGGAGCCAGACAGAAGAGTAAACAGAGAATCTAGTGCCTTTGCAAGAGGCTGACAGTATATTATTTACTCTGTACTAGCATGCTGGCCTAGATAGGAAGAGTGATAGATCACTATACCTGCCTTCTGTCCTTTAATTTTGTACACTATCTCAGCATGTTGCCATTCAGATTTGAAGCCAGGTGGCAAACAAGGGCTGATCaattcctctccttctcctactgtcaaagtaaaacaaagctaCATTAGGGAAAAACATAAGGAGTTAATTTCAGATCCCTCACCCCCAGCCCTTCTCCATATTGTCCCACAGCCTCAGCAAGGCACCTCCAAGCCCCAGTCACAGCTCGGATGtcccacacaccaccacccccaaggCTGGCAAGAATCCAGGTCTCCTGGGATCTAGCAGTGTCACCTCCTGCATTCATCTCAAGCGCACCCAGCCATGGTGACAGGGCTCCACATACCACTCGGGAACCTTGAGCCCAGTGTGAAGGGGGCAGACAACTCCTCCCCCCACAACAGGGCTACGTACCCCATGCTCAGAGCCAAGACTTGAGGAGTGCCCATAACTTACAGGGTTTTCCCTCAACTCCTCCTAAAATGGCAAGCCTTGCCGACATCAGCCCAAGTCCCAGGTAACTGCAAAGGGATAACAAAGCACCTGTGAACAACAAACATCCTTCCTCTGATGCTGCACTGACAACTTCGCTGGGACATGCCAGTCTCCTCTACATGTTCCCAGTGAAATGGCTCGAGTCAGCAGCTAACACAGAGAAGGGGAACACTGTGACAACCCCCACTCATGTTACCCTTACCTAGAAGGATAATCCGTCTTTGAAAAAGCACAGGCAACAGCTGTCAGCGGTAGCCTGGCTCTTGAAGAACTGGGAATGCTGAAGTGACTCCTCTAATGTTTCTCCTACTCTCCTCAAAGGCAGCACAGCCTCTAGCATACAGAATTTACTCTTTCTGAGCCCAAATACACCCCACAGCATACGTAGGTGGGAAGAAGCTGCTTCCCTCTGCCCAAAACACTGGGAGTGGGGAAAGACAGTGAGAAGGAAGGAATGGAAAAGACAAAGTGCTATGAACAGACTGCAACTCCCACTCTCCATCCTTCTGCGCTGCTCGGTGGTGAGAAGGTAGAAGAGTtgggagtgaagctgagcctgggaagaagggagagatGCAGGGAAAGTggctttgattttgttcttatttctcattatcctactgtTTAATTGGCAATTGATTAAATTAACTTCTctaagtcaagtctgttttacCCATGTCAGTAACTGGTgacctccctgtccttatcttgactcACGAGctctttgttgtattttcttccccctgACCTGTTGATGGAAGGGGAGCaatagagtggcttggtgggcacctggcacgCAGCCACCAAAGTTAATCCACCATAACGTGGCTCAggtttctctgcttcttcccagcaCTCATTCGCCAGGACCTCACTCCAGCGAAACACCTAGCTCTCACTGGCTTCATAGAAAGCTTCTACATGTACAATGGGCCCTCTTTCCCACAACTAACCTGTACGAATACAGCTTGTAGGTGGTGTTAAACATCCGAAATGAAGTTGTATGGCCAGCTGGTGATGTCTGGAGAGTTgcctggagagagaaaaagacgTCACTGCAAGgtttctgccagcagcagcaaacatcaACAACACGATCTTCcaaaacattaggaaaaatgtgaaacaacCCTTGCAAGGTTCAGAGAGAGATGATGAATTTGCGAGGATCTGGATTTGACTGCTGATACACAAGACAACCACAAGACATGGGGCTAAAATAGTGTCTTCACATGACAGACTCTAAACTGgttacatttctatttttatccAACCAAACTGGTGTATAAAAGAGTTATTCTAATTAAAAAGGAATCCTTATTCCAGCTCTTAACTGCTTTTGTCAAGAAGCTACAGCAACTGCCTTGTCACATGATTCCCACTAGGGAAAACTGTGTGCAAAATAATATGAAAGCCAGGCACGCATTAACTTCCTACTCAAGTGAATTCAGCTGTGAACTTCTACAAGCCAGAGGAAAAGCACATCACTGTGCTTGCCAAAGAACAAAGGACCAGCCTGTGGCGTGAAAGGGTAATTATCTAAACCACTTTGCAGCCTCTTCCCCAAGTGCACCAGCACAGCTCTCGTGTTTGTGGGGAGCAAAGCTCGGGCAATTAAGCTATTCATGCTGCTCATATCTTAAAACCATCTCCAAGTACAGAATTTCCACATCCTGGACCCTTCACATCCCCTGTCATTCTGCTGTTAAAGAGCATGAAGTCTTGCTTAGCCCAGGCTGGGAGACTAGATACAGCATCCCcacctgctgctttttgtgcagCTTTACTATGAACAGGATCTCTGCTTGGGCCAGAGCCTTATGACCACATCCACAAGGCTTCCAGCTCACACACCACCTATAAAAATGCCACAACAGGAAGCTGAAATGACAAACATAATCATGTACTTTTTACTGCATAATAACAGTTGCTCCTTAGAAAACATTCATTTGCAACTGAGTGAACTCAGGAAAACCATAAACAAGGATTGAGAAGGCATCTGTGTTCTTAAAACCCAATATAGGCCAAACGTTGGACCTGAACTCATCAACAGCATTGTCTCTGAGTTCTTCATTATAAGCAGCACAGACTGAGAGTCAATGATTAAGATGCTCAGGCAAACGCTGCATTTCCCCCCAAGATTTTCACCACATGCACCACCAACCCATGCAGCTGGAGTAAGAGGACTCACAGAGCTGTGAGTGCCTCCATGATTGACTACAACAAGGCAGATGTGACCAGGTGAACTGGGTTTTTCTGTCAGAAGCATGGGCTCTTGTCACACTGACGTGTTTTCAACGGAAACAAATCTGAGCAGTTACAAATTTCTGCACCAGCATTTCCCAACAGTGTGCATGTTTGCATTACCTCGGTGCGTGGAAGGAAGGTGATCTGTGTTGATCCACCACCCAAATCAAGCATCCCTACACTTCTCTTCTGCGGATCATCTAGGCTACCTGAAATGTGTGACAGAAGAGAGAAAGCCACGGTGGGCACCGTGAGAAACTGGCTAGGAACAAAACCAGTGGTAAAGAAAGAGGACAATCTAGCTCCATTTgtcagctgccagccagcactAAACTATACCATTATCTACTGGACGCTTATTTTGGCTTTATCAGGGTGACCTGAAAATCTTCAAGTGACAGTTTCTCTTATTTCTCTGGTGGCTGTTCATGCCCTAATTACAGCAGCTTTGTTTATTAGGATTCCTAAACATTTTTCAGGGGATGCAAGGAACCTTTTGCAAACTCTACTCTGGTAACCACTTTGTAACACAGAGGAATGTGGTTTTCTTGGCCGCCGTTCCCTGGTACCTTAGTGATATTTTGCAGATTCCTATGGCCAGTGGGGTGACAGACTGAAAAGAGCTGGCCTAAGATACTCTGCTCTCTTGGAATtcttcctgctgccagcccagaaCTCTCTTCTCATTTAAACACAGTTCTTCTTAGATCCTTCAAACACACTTTCCTGACAAAGACTACTGTGTACCAAGTACCTCAGTATACCTCATGATTGCTGATGTTTGAAGTTCTCTAACCCTTCTGGTATTTCCTGTGAGCATAAAAAGCTTTAGAGCACTTGCCATATTGCTACACACACACCGTGAGCTGACCAGAGCATGCAGACAGTATACTGCTTTACTTATTGTCAGAGAGGGCTTCAGCTTCGTTTTTTCCTCACTCTTCAGCTACCCTTTTCTAACTCAGCAGCGTAAACATTTGTGGTATTTCTATGTTACAAATCTGTAAGGAAGTAGCATAGCACTTTCTTTCACTCTGTGCAGCTGCCAAGCATATCTAGAATACCCAGATTAAAAATTTAGCCAGAGCTAGCGGCAGACtctaaaaaggaataaaatgctCTGGTAGCCTACAGTGAATTGGAAGAAAGGCTACATTAAAGATCTAGGAAAAGTGATTAAACTCCGCACTCTGTCAAGTAAATGGCCGAAACCCTAATGACTTAAATAGGCCAGGCCAAAAACTTATTGCCAGatctttctttctcccactcCACCCCAACGCACGAACAAATCCCATGCAGGggcaaaaaaaagcatgaatttCACAGTGTTGGTCATATCTTTATGCACATGCTCATGTACACATACCTGTTA
The nucleotide sequence above comes from Falco biarmicus isolate bFalBia1 chromosome 12, bFalBia1.pri, whole genome shotgun sequence. Encoded proteins:
- the ENTPD6 gene encoding ectonucleoside triphosphate diphosphohydrolase 6 isoform X3; the protein is MELWKFTPLVLKATAGLRLLPGEKAQKLLDKVKEIFQASPFFVRDNCVSIMNGTDEGISAWITINFLTGSLDDPQKRSVGMLDLGGGSTQITFLPRTEATLQTSPAGHTTSFRMFNTTYKLYSYSYLGLGLMSARLAILGGVEGKPLGEGEELISPCLPPGFKSEWQHAEIVYKIKGQKAGEPLYESCSNKVAKMLYKKVHKAEEVKDLDFYTFSYYYDRAAEVGLIDKEKGGSLTVSDFEIAAKYVCKTMEISPGSSPFLCMDLTYITFLLQELGFPKSQVFKLARKIDNVETSWALGATFHYIDSLNRLHY
- the ENTPD6 gene encoding ectonucleoside triphosphate diphosphohydrolase 6 isoform X1, which produces MEAMKISKRFFAFGILACIAIYVAYIKWHLDSKSMVGATEGVAESKGDKLNHQAVTTDLSVFYGIMFDAGSTGTRIHIFKFTQQPKETPKLTRETFKALKPGLSAYADDVEKSGQGIKELLEVAKREVPMELWKFTPLVLKATAGLRLLPGEKAQKLLDKVKEIFQASPFFVRDNCVSIMNGTDEGISAWITINFLTGSLDDPQKRSVGMLDLGGGSTQITFLPRTEATLQTSPAGHTTSFRMFNTTYKLYSYSYLGLGLMSARLAILGGVEGKPLGEGEELISPCLPPGFKSEWQHAEIVYKIKGQKAGEPLYESCSNKVAKMLYKKVHKAEEVKDLDFYTFSYYYDRAAEVGLIDKEKGGSLTVSDFEIAAKYVCKTMEISPGSSPFLCMDLTYITFLLQELGFPKSQVFKLARKIDNVETSWALGATFHYIDSLNRLHY
- the ENTPD6 gene encoding ectonucleoside triphosphate diphosphohydrolase 6 isoform X2, with translation MEAMKISKRFFAFGILACIAIYVAYIKWHLDSKSMVGATEGVAESKGDKLNHQAVTTDLSVFYGIMFDAGSTGTRIHIFKFTQQPKETPKLTRETFKALKPGLSAYADDVEKSGQGIKELLEVAKREVPMELWKFTPLVLKATAGLRLLPGEKAQKLLDKVKEIFQASPFFVRDNCVSIMNGTDEGISAWITINFLTGSLDDPQKRSVGMLDLGGGSTQITFLPRTEATLQTSPAGHTTSFRMFNTTYKLYSYSYLGLGLMSARLAILGGVEGKPLGEGEELISPCLPPGFKSEWQHAEIVYKIKGQKADKEKGGSLTVSDFEIAAKYVCKTMEISPGSSPFLCMDLTYITFLLQELGFPKSQVFKLARKIDNVETSWALGATFHYIDSLNRLHY